One Aphidius gifuensis isolate YNYX2018 linkage group LG3, ASM1490517v1, whole genome shotgun sequence DNA window includes the following coding sequences:
- the LOC122852646 gene encoding unconventional myosin-Ie-like, translated as MVHHWQSHNVKVSGVDDMVLLPKITEDAITENLRKRYMDDYIFTCIGPVLVSINPFKQMPYFGEKEISLYQGAAPYENPPHIYGLADDMYRNMLIDVESQCVIISGESGAGKTVAAKYIMAYVSRVSGGGERVQKIKDIILESNPLLEAFGNAKTIRNNNSSRFGKYVEMQFGNGGQPTGGKITNFLLEKSRVVRHNNNERNFHIFYQLVSGANEQMKSKFGLKHELQSCDYLKNYDGNISRQQIEPSDAKDFQETLKAMSVMGINENQVSDILKIVAGILHIGNIAFQENGNYSKISNTKSLELPSLLLGISAERLSRKLTSREFESKWGSQSESVDLTLNVSQALYTRDALAKDIYTRLFDYLVKRVNIAMESTGESFEIAILDIYGFEIFETNGFEQFCINFVNEKLQQIFIELTLKAEQEEYISENIKWTPINYFNNSIVVELLEGKRPPGLFLILDDVCATLHGGSDDADLNLKKKIENNSSKHEHYQCTIDGFSILHYAGQVTYCVDGFCDKNRDVLFQDLIDLMQNSNNKLINILYPIDNNDLNNKNKYKTLKSTRPTTAGNKIRNQASKLVSQLMKCTPHYIRCIKPNETKKSKDWDQLRVKHQIEYLGLKENIRVRRAGFAYRRLFVKFLQRYAILTKETWPIWNGDEKIGIKLIMSSIFIGSSQYQLGTTKIFIKAPETLFTLEEHRERKFNYYACIIQRTFKKYYTCKRQYNEKLIASDILYGHKQRRKLSIERNFIGDYIGVNGRPGLINIIGRREKIYYSEIVKKYDRRFKICRRDLILTDNYIYLIGRAVIKNNNTNNKLNKPGFKKTEEIIKRKISFDQISHISLSTLQDDFICIHIKDDYDSLLQLIFKTEFLSVLNKKYYEKIFYKLNIKFTNNIEFKIKKNGWGGGGTRQVKFVETNIGDNEILKINNKILTVTIGSGLPSITKPTRLIINHKKNLNNNNSHLPRYENTQYIKSQVSSDPTPTPRTIINRPDLPPNRPTSIRQNLHANNYVKINQNIRENIDKQNERPKSNVVRAPPPPSDPAPPNQPVVNSAYTNNKKFNNNSNISNQSSGYNQKNNKQFNDTNQLLAATINLNQNRQVPSINTKPSLPKLQKVISLYDYHAQDLDELELKEGDIFEVIKEYDGGWWQGRLRGKLGLFPSNYVQKM; from the exons ATg gTGCATCATTGGCAAAGTCATAATGTCAAAGTATCAGGTGTTGATGACATGGTACTCTTACCAAAAATAACTGAAGATGCAATTACAGAAAATCTACGTAAACGTTACATGGATGATTACATATTt acaTGTATTGGTCCTGTTCTTGTTTCAATAAATCCGTTCAAACAAATGCCATATTTTggtgaaaaagaaatttcacTTTATCAAGGAGCT gCACCATATGAAAATCCACCTCATATTTATGGTCTTGCTGATGACATGTATAGAAACATGCTGATTGATGTTGAAAGCCAATGCGTCATTATCag tGGTGAATCTGGTGCTGGAAAAACAGTTGCtgcaaaatatattatggCATATGTGTCAAGAGTAAGTGGAGGTGGTGAAAGAGTACAGAAAATCAAGGATATTATCTTAGAATCAAATCCATTACTCGAGGCCTTTGGCAATGctaaaacaattagaaataaCAACAGCAGTCGTTTT ggTAAATATGTTGAAATGCAATTTGGAAATGGTGGTCAACCAACTGGtggaaaaataacaaattttttactagAAAAATCACGTGTTGTacgtcataataataatgaaagaaattttcatatattttatcaactagTATCTGGTGCAAATGAACAAatgaaat CAAAATTTGGATTAAAACATGAACTTCAATCttgtgattatttaaaaaattacgatGGTAATATTAGCCGACAACAAATTGAGCCAAGTGATGCCAAAGATTTTCAAGAAACACTtaaag CAATGAGTGTAATGggtataaatgaaaatcaagTATCAGATATTCTCAAGATTGTTGCTGGTATTCTTCACATAGGAAACATAGCATTCCAAGAAAATGGAAATTACTCAAAAATTTCGAATacaaaat cACTTGAATTGCCATCTTTACTTCTTGGAATTTCAGCAGAGCGGTTATCTCGTAAATTAACATCAAGAGAATTCGAATCGAAATGGGGTAGTCAATCAGAGAGTGTTGATCTAACATTAAATGTTTCACAGGCATTATATACAAGAGATGCATTAGCTAAAGATATTTATACTCGTTTATTTGATTATCTAGTTAag agAGTCAACATAGCAATGGAATCAACTGGTGAATCATTTGAAATAGCAATATTAGATATTTATGGATTCGAAATATTTGAAACAAATGGATTTGaacaattttgtataaattttgttaatgaaaaattacaacaaatatttattgaattaactCTAAAAGCTGAACAG gaAGAATATAtatctgaaaatataaaatggacaccaataaattattttaataattcaattgtcGTTGAATTATTAGAAGGCAAAAGACCACcaggtttatttttaatacttgatgATGTTTGTGCAACATTACATGGTGGTAGTGATGATgctgatttaaatttaaaaaaaaaaattgaaaataattcaagtaaacATGAACATTATCAATGTACAATTGATGGTTTTTCAATATTACATTATGCTGGACAAGTAACATATTGTGTTGATggtttttgtgataaaaatcgtgatgtattatttcaagatttaattgatttaatgcaaaatagtaataataaattaataaatatattatatccaattgataataatgatttaaataataaaaataaatataaaacattaaaatcaaCAAGACCAACAACAGCTGGTAATAAAATACGTAATCAAGCTAGTAAATTAGTATCACAATTAATGAAATGTACACCACATTATATACGTTGTATTAAACCAAATGAaactaaaaaatcaaaagattgGGATCAATTAAGAGTTAAACatcaaattgaatatttaggtttaaaagaaaatattagaGTTAGACGTGCAGGGTTTGCATATCGTcgtttatttgtaaaatttttacaaagatatgcaatattaacaaaagaaacatGGCCAATATGGAAtggtgatgaaaaaattggtattaaattaataatgtcaAGTATATTTATTGGTAGTTCACAATATCAACTTggtacaacaaaaatatttataaaagcaCCAGAAACTTTATTTACATTAGAAGAACATCGTGaacgtaaatttaattattatgcaTGTATTATACAaagaacatttaaaaaatattatacatgtaAACGTCagtacaatgaaaaattaatagcaAGTGATATATTATATGGACATAAACAAAGAAGAAAATTAAGTattgaaagaaattttattggtGATTATATTGGTGTTAATGGTAGACCtggtttaataaatatcattggacgtagagaaaaaatatattattctgaaattgttaaaaaatatgatagacgttttaaaatttgtcgtagagatttaatattaactgataattatatttatcttattGGACGtgctgttattaaaaataataatacaaataataaattaaataaacctggttttaaaaaaactgaagaaattataaaacgtaaaatatcatttgatcAAATAAGTCATATTTCATTAAGTACACTTCaagatgattttatttgtattcatATTAAAGATGATTATGATagtttattacaattaatatttaaaactgaatttttatcagtattaaataaaaaatattatgaaaaaattttttataaattaaatattaaatttacaaataatattgaatttaaaattaaaaaaaatggttgggGTGGTGGTGGTACACGTCAAGTTAAATTTGTCGAAACAAATATTGgtgataatgaaatattaaaaattaataataaaatattaacagtTACAATTGGTAGTGGTTTACCATCAATAACAAAACCAACAagattaattataaatcataaaaaaaatcttaataataataatagccaTTTACCAAGATATGAAAAtactcaatatataaaatcacaGGTATCATCAGAtccaacaccaacaccaagAACAATAATTAATCGTCCAGATTTACCACCAAATAGACCAACTAGTATACGTCAAAATTTACATGctaataattatgttaaaataaatcaaaatataagagaaaatattgataaacaaaatgaaagaCCAAAATCAAATGTTGTACgtgcaccaccaccaccatctgATCCAGCACCACCAAATCAACCAGTTGTAAATTCAGCATataccaataataaaaaatttaataataatagtaatattagtAATCAATCAAGTGGATATaatcagaaaaataataaacaatttaatgataCTAATCAACTACTTGCtgcaacaattaatttaaatcaaaatagaCAAGTACCATCAATCAATACAAAACCATCATTACCAAAACTTCAAAAAGTCATATCACTTTATGATTATCATGCTCAAGATTTAGATGAACTGGAACTTAAAGAGGGTGATATTTTTGAAGTTATTAAAGAAT ATGATGGTGGATGGTGGCAAGGCAGACTAAGAGGAAAACTTGGACTATTTCCGTCAAATTATGttcaaaaaatgtaa
- the LOC122852648 gene encoding protein 4.1-like: MDPILFTFRVKFYPPDPLRLREEITRYQIYQQLKRDLLHGRLYCSPGEAALLAACILHNELGEYDPEIHMGNYISELKILLKQTDTIEEKAMELHQTQLKGFTAEQAEIHFLRIAAQLDTYAVDPHPVKDHKGTQLYLGINHHGILTFQGSKKTNHFRWSEVQKINYEGKMFIVHLTITEDLRTKKKHTVGFKCPTGSNRRHVWRCAIEQMLFFTLPKAADAPVVSGGSIFSWGTKFKYTGRTEREVLEENAASLSSGEGSSLRSKSDTPVQRCQTSGLRRKASSVPATPSTPSQDLIEIRYSSLPRSCHSAGLDGAGMSESGTSAPTSGQSYCPDNTLPSLETVSEDQEIYAKRNNAVDENEKSHASATHTTSITNQVKNVHIQKSTFRTLYSQKIIINSDEIKNYKNIDELIKMKINKFDKNSNIIRSTALIIKTSRTPIKKTTKIIQNKKNNIINNNNNSMINNNFNINKNIDTINNCDNDILILTESPRKFKDKIQYDTVDNNISNDKKNITTKAIMKYNNNINNNNIEFNQKFNNENVKSIIKNNNYNNNSDNNNNYNNNKKNNNIDSLIINNNKSPMAFAMAMAGAVAAAAASLQGYPSNTQDLSNIKNAIEASGGQSGDMDTNDYYFRDSFDHSSSESQHLDVIGKIQNRTTNTQIPKMKKLQNSKLYSQSIVDDNCDYINRDNSNCKKINDKTKKLRGIRIFRLFVSTFLITITILFIVIVLIYETESTLFDSFRKIPEILTIKNLYYAPIKEFLRTKLGLF, encoded by the exons ATGGATCCAATACTATTTACCTTTCGTGTCAAATTTTATCCTCCTGATCCCTTGAGGTTGAGAGAAGAAATAACACGATATCAGATTTATCAACAGTTAAAAAGAGATCTATTACATGGTAGACTTTATTGTAGTCCAGGTGAAGCAGCATTACTAGCAGCTTGTATACTTCAca atGAATTAGGAGAGTATGATCCAGAGATACATATGGGTAATTATATATCAGAGctaaaaatactattaaaaCAGACTGATACAATTGAAGAAAAAGCCATGGAACTTCATCAAACACAGCTCAAAGGTTTCACTGCTGAACAAGCTGAAATACATTTTCTTCGTATTGCTGCACAACTTGATACTTATGCGGTTGATCCTCATCCTGtcaag GATCACAAAGGAACACAATTATATCTAGGAATAAATCATCATGGAATATTAACATTTCAAggatcaaaaaaaacaaatcattttcGTTGGTCTGaagtacaaaaaattaattacgaaggaaaaatgtttattgtacATTTAACTATAACTGag GACTTGAGGACGAAG AAAAAACATACTGTTGGATTTAAGTGTCCTACTGGTTCAAATCGTCGGCATGTATGGAGATGTGCTATTGAACAAATGCTTTTTTTCAC tttgccAAAAGCCGCTGATGCACCAGTAGTGAGTGGTggttcaatattttcatggggaacaaaatttaaatatacaggCAGAACAGAAAGAGAAGTGTTGGAAGAAAATGCAGCATCTTTAAGTTCAGGTGAGGGATCATCATTACGTAGTAAAAGTGATACACCAGTTCAACGGTGTCAAACAAGTGGATTACGTAGAAAAGCAAGCAGTGTACCAGCAACACCAAGTACACCAAGTCAAGATCTCATTGAAATTA GATATTCAAGTTTACCAAGAAGTTGTCACAGTGCTGGTTTAGACGGTGCTGGTATGTCTGAATCAGGAACAAGTGCTCCAACATCAGGACAATCTTATTGTCCTGATAACACACTACCATCATTGGAAACTGTATCAGAGGACCAAGAAATATATGCCAAAAGAAATAATg ctgtagacgaaaatgaaaaatcgcATGCGAGTGCCACCCACACCACATCCATCACAAATCAAGTGAAAAACGTGCATATACAAAAGAGCACATTCAGAACATTATAcagtcaaaaaataataataaattctgatgaaattaaaaattataaaaatattgatgaattaattaaaatgaagattaataaattcgataaaaattcaaatataatacgTTCAACAGCacttattataaaaacatcaagaacaccaattaaaaaaacaacaaaaattattcaaaataaaaaaaataacattattaataataataataattcaatgataaataataatttcaatatcaataaaaatattgatacaattaataattgtgataatgatatattaatattaactgAAAGTCcaagaaaatttaaagataaaattcaatatgatACAgtggataataatatatcaaatgataaaaaaaatataacaacaaaagCTATTatgaaatacaataataatattaacaataataatatagaatttaatcaaaaattcaataacgaaaatgttaaatcaattattaaaaataataattataataataacagtgataataataacaattataataataataaaaaaaataataatattgatagtttaattattaataataataaaagtccAATGGCTTTTGCAATGGCAATGGCTGGTGCTGTTGCTGCTGCAGCTGCTTCATTACAAGGATATCCATCAAATACACAAGATTTATCAAACATCAAAAATGCAATTGAAGCATCAG GTGGACAATCTGGTGATATGGatacaaatgattattattttagagaTTCATTTGATCATTCATCATCGGAAAGTCAACATTTAGATGTCAttggaaaaatacaaaatagaacaacaaatacacaaataccaaaaatgaaaaaattacaaaattcaaaattatattcacaatcaattgttgatgataattgtgATTATATTAATCGTGATAAtagtaattgtaaaaaaattaatgataaaactaaaaaattacgtGGTATACGTATATTTAGATTATTTGTATCAACATTtctaataacaataacaatattattcattgttaTTGTACTTATATATGAAACAGAATCAACATTATTTGATAGTTTTAGAAAAATTCcagaaattttaacaattaaaaatttatattatgcaCCAATCAAGGAATTTCTCAGGACCAAACTTGGcctattttga